Proteins found in one Primulina huaijiensis isolate GDHJ02 unplaced genomic scaffold, ASM1229523v2 scaffold28027, whole genome shotgun sequence genomic segment:
- the LOC140967769 gene encoding probable protein phosphatase 2C 51 isoform X3, translating into MRPGESSLLFILILWFVFGIAGESPTCLTVYREGGAPAVFQSPKCPRWKPSTFKSGAETQASGATCQSAMLRGRRKTMEDRTLCSFELRIPFPGPKGVREINVRMMAVFDGHNGSEASQMASDLLLEYFMLHTYFLLDTTYSILSRNFVWLLPGKGENVPAFRKIEWNDDTNRQILDLGRFQVTISAILDGSFPLEILKEALLRAIHDIDATFSEDARRHNLNSGTTATVVLLADTQILVANVGDSKSFLCSEVYQSPFEAKATVFRIVRQRRGTDASPSLKDYHRLKSKASNGWMFYIAKELTNDHHPDRDDERSRVESAGGHISMWAGVARVNGQLAVSRAIGDIGFKSYGVISVPEVTDWQPLTANDSYVVAASDGVFEKLSPQDICDLLWEPLSQVTVPPEPVSSCSNSLADCIVNTAFERGSMDNLAATTLPVRTFDTLETLRGNWCHKSVKSDYSTIGYQRHLDKISANDNTSILIKTQHHPVSAKFDRLLVEGKHNFGSFYLSENLDVNDDYTFWLHKDDQESIYDLAHALPGGDNFNWSGPLDLYNDHHICAHFGMFIDENKDQCVNSDSFSRFLGLLESIPFHYTGQNENAASDSRYILKKKFDCGAYGEVWLAFNLNISHVGKDGKWSHGDKNNFSSKDTLGACNEKLHRNSLAEDCNSTRSDENMFILKRIMVERGIAAYLSGLREKYFGEVFLNASHCIRGSLATEVSDFVWTKSVILEMEDSLNLEGIPLEEKRPHGVVYEEGLNHIARYVESFESRSNEIWLVFRHEGVSLSKLIYTAEEVVNNAGKERSEEGKRVQVLRPSKWWHWMKTTEEGKEEFRNIIWQLLLALKSCHDRNITHRDIKPENMVICFEDQDSGSCLQGSPNRDKSYTTKMRVIDFGSAVDDYTVKHLYGSVGPSRLLLKYLKDV; encoded by the exons ATGAGACCAGGCGAATCCTCGTTATTGTTCATCCTGATTTTATGGTTTGTGTTCGGCATTGCCGGAGAATCTCCGACGTGCCTGACGGTGTACAGAGAAGGCGGCGCGCCAGCGGTGTTTCAATCCCCAAAATGTCCTCGTTGGAAGCCATCTACTTTCAAGTCCGGCGCCGAGACCCAAGCGTCCGGCGCCACGTGCCAGTCCGCGATGCTTAGAGGCCGCCGCAAGACCATGGAGGATCGAACTCTCTGCTCATTCGAACTTCGCATTCCTTTCCCCG GTCCTAAGGGGGTTAGAGAAATCAATGTTAGAATGATGGCCGTTTTCGATGGGCATAACGGTTCAGAAGCGAGTCAGATGGCCTCGGACTTGCTCTTGGAGTATTTCATGTTGCATACTTATTTTCTTCTCGATACCACTTATTCGATTTTATCACGAAATTTTGTCTGGCTGCTACCGGGTAAGGGAGAAAATGTTCCCGCTTTCCGCAAGATTGAGTGGAATGATGATACCAACAGGCAGATATTGGATCTTGGAAG gtTCCAGGTGACAATATCTGCTATATTAGATGGATCTTTCCCCCTTGAAATATTGAAGGAAGCATTGCTGAGGGCAATTCATGATATAGATGCAACATTTTCTGAG gatGCACGTAGGCACAACCTGAATTCTGGCACTACAGCTACTGTGGTACTTCTAGCTGATACTCAAATTCTAGTAGCCAATGTCGGAGACTCAAAGTCATTTTTATGCTCTGAAGTATATCAGTCTCCTTTTGAGGCTAAAG CAACTGTATTCAGGATAGTCAGGCAAAGAAGAGGTACTGATGCTTCTCCATCATTAAAGGATTACCATCGCTTAAAATCAAAAGCTTCTAATGGATGGATGTTTTATATCGCTAAAGAACTGACAAATGATCACCACCCTGACAGAGATGATGAAAGATCTCGAGTGGAATCTGCTGGCGGTCATATTTCGATGTGGGCTGGTGTAGCTCGTGTGAATGGCCAGTTGGCTGTATCCAGAGCAATCGGAGACATAGGCTTTAAAAG TTATGGTGTAATTTCCGTTCCTGAGGTGACAGATTGGCAACCTTTGACTGCGAATGACAGCTATGTGGTTGCTGCTTCTGATGGTGTTTTTGAAAAGCTTAGCCCCCAAGATATTTGTGATCTATTATGGGAACCACTTTCTCAGGTCACAGTGCCTCCAGAACCTGTTTCTTCATGTTCTAATTCATTAGCTGATTGTATTGTCAATACCGCATTTGAGAGAGGAAGTATGGATAATTTAGCAGCTACAACCCTTCCTGTCAGAACATTTGATACTTTAGAAACTTTGCGGGGGAATTGGTGTCATAAATCAGTGAAATCTGATTACTCGACTATAGGATATCAAAGACATCTTGACAAAATTTCAg CCAATGATAACACTTCAATACTCATAAAGACACAACATCATCCAGTTAGTGCCAAGTTTGATAGATTATTG GTAGAAGGAAAACACAACTTTGGATCCTTTTATCTGTCTGAAAACCTTGACGTAAATGATGATTACACATTTTGGCTTCATAAAGATGACCAAGAATCTATTTATGACTTGGCACATGCTTTACCTGGTGGAGATAATTTTAACTGGA GTGGACCTTTAGATTTGTACAATGATCACCATATTTGCGCCCACTTTGgaatgtttattgatgaaaataaagATCAATGTGTGAATTCTGATAGTTTTTCCAGATTTCTTGGTTTGCTAGAATCTATTCCTTTTCATTATACTGGTCAAAACGAGAACGCGGCATCAGATTCTCG ATACATATTAAAGAAGAAGTTTGACTGTGGAGCATATGGAGAAGTTTGGCTTGCCTTCAATTTGAATATTTCTCATGTTGGGAAAGATGGAAAATGGAGCCATGgagataaaaataatttctccAGCAAAGATACTTTAGGGGCATGCAATGAAAAGCTACATAGAAATTCACTTGCTGAGGATTGCAACTCCACGCGTTCTGATGAAAATATGTTCATTTTGAAGAGGATAATG GTGGAAAGGGGAATTGCTGCTTACTTGAGTGGACTACGAGAGAAATACTTTGGCGAAGTTTTCTTAAATGCCTCTCACTGTATTCGAGGTTCACTAGCTACAGAAGTATCAGATTTTGTCTGGACAAAATCAGTTATACTAGAAATGGAGGATTCTTTGAATCTCGAGGGTATCCCtctcgaggaaaagagaccacATGGAGTGGTCTATGAAGAAGGATTGAATCATATTGCAAGATATGTTGAGTCTTTTGAGTCACGTTCTAATGAAATATGGCTTGTATTTCGTCATGAAGGTGTGTCATTGTCAAAACTCATTTACACTGCTGAAGAAGTGGTAAACAATGCCGGCAAAGAAAGAAGTGAGGAGGGGAAGCGTGTTCAGGTATTACGGCCATCAAAATGGTGGCATTGGATGAAGACAACAGAAGAAGGCAAAGAGGAATTTCGTAATATAATTTGGCAGTTG TTGTTGGCACTGAAGTCCTGCCATGATCGGAATATCACTCATCGGGATATTAAACCTG AAAACATGGTCATTTGCTTTGAGGATCAGGACTCTGGAAGTTGTTTGCAAGGAAGCCCCAATAGAGATAAGAGCTACACAACAAAAAT GCGCGTTATTGACTTTGGTAGTGCAGTGGATGATTACACTGTGAAGCATCTTTATGGATCTGTTGGACCTTCTAG GTTATTGTTAAAGTATCTCAAAGATGTCTGA
- the LOC140967769 gene encoding probable protein phosphatase 2C 51 isoform X4, translated as MRPGESSLLFILILWFVFGIAGESPTCLTVYREGGAPAVFQSPKCPRWKPSTFKSGAETQASGATCQSAMLRGRRKTMEDRTLCSFELRIPFPGPKGVREINVRMMAVFDGHNGSEASQMASDLLLEYFMLHTYFLLDTTYSILSRNFVWLLPGKGENVPAFRKIEWNDDTNRQILDLGRFQVTISAILDGSFPLEILKEALLRAIHDIDATFSEDARRHNLNSGTTATVVLLADTQILVANVGDSKSFLCSEVYQSPFEAKATVFRIVRQRRGTDASPSLKDYHRLKSKASNGWMFYIAKELTNDHHPDRDDERSRVESAGGHISMWAGVARVNGQLAVSRAIGDIGFKSYGVISVPEVTDWQPLTANDSYVVAASDGVFEKLSPQDICDLLWEPLSQVTVPPEPVSSCSNSLADCIVNTAFERGSMDNLAATTLPVRTFDTLETLRGNWCHKSVKSDYSTIGYQRHLDKISANDNTSILIKTQHHPVSAKFDRLLVEGKHNFGSFYLSENLDVNDDYTFWLHKDDQESIYDLAHALPGGDNFNWSGPLDLYNDHHICAHFGMFIDENKDQCVNSDSFSRFLGLLESIPFHYTGQNENAASDSRYILKKKFDCGAYGEVWLAFNLNISHVGKDGKWSHGDKNNFSSKDTLGACNEKLHRNSLAEDCNSTRSDENMFILKRIMVERGIAAYLSGLREKYFGEVFLNASHCIRGSLATEVSDFVWTKSVILEMEDSLNLEGIPLEEKRPHGVVYEEGLNHIARYVESFESRSNEIWLVFRHEGVSLSKLIYTAEEVVNNAGKERSEEGKRVQVLRPSKWWHWMKTTEEGKEEFRNIIWQLLLALKSCHDRNITHRDIKPGKKTWSFALRIRTLEVVCKEAPIEIRATQQKCALLTLVVQWMITL; from the exons ATGAGACCAGGCGAATCCTCGTTATTGTTCATCCTGATTTTATGGTTTGTGTTCGGCATTGCCGGAGAATCTCCGACGTGCCTGACGGTGTACAGAGAAGGCGGCGCGCCAGCGGTGTTTCAATCCCCAAAATGTCCTCGTTGGAAGCCATCTACTTTCAAGTCCGGCGCCGAGACCCAAGCGTCCGGCGCCACGTGCCAGTCCGCGATGCTTAGAGGCCGCCGCAAGACCATGGAGGATCGAACTCTCTGCTCATTCGAACTTCGCATTCCTTTCCCCG GTCCTAAGGGGGTTAGAGAAATCAATGTTAGAATGATGGCCGTTTTCGATGGGCATAACGGTTCAGAAGCGAGTCAGATGGCCTCGGACTTGCTCTTGGAGTATTTCATGTTGCATACTTATTTTCTTCTCGATACCACTTATTCGATTTTATCACGAAATTTTGTCTGGCTGCTACCGGGTAAGGGAGAAAATGTTCCCGCTTTCCGCAAGATTGAGTGGAATGATGATACCAACAGGCAGATATTGGATCTTGGAAG gtTCCAGGTGACAATATCTGCTATATTAGATGGATCTTTCCCCCTTGAAATATTGAAGGAAGCATTGCTGAGGGCAATTCATGATATAGATGCAACATTTTCTGAG gatGCACGTAGGCACAACCTGAATTCTGGCACTACAGCTACTGTGGTACTTCTAGCTGATACTCAAATTCTAGTAGCCAATGTCGGAGACTCAAAGTCATTTTTATGCTCTGAAGTATATCAGTCTCCTTTTGAGGCTAAAG CAACTGTATTCAGGATAGTCAGGCAAAGAAGAGGTACTGATGCTTCTCCATCATTAAAGGATTACCATCGCTTAAAATCAAAAGCTTCTAATGGATGGATGTTTTATATCGCTAAAGAACTGACAAATGATCACCACCCTGACAGAGATGATGAAAGATCTCGAGTGGAATCTGCTGGCGGTCATATTTCGATGTGGGCTGGTGTAGCTCGTGTGAATGGCCAGTTGGCTGTATCCAGAGCAATCGGAGACATAGGCTTTAAAAG TTATGGTGTAATTTCCGTTCCTGAGGTGACAGATTGGCAACCTTTGACTGCGAATGACAGCTATGTGGTTGCTGCTTCTGATGGTGTTTTTGAAAAGCTTAGCCCCCAAGATATTTGTGATCTATTATGGGAACCACTTTCTCAGGTCACAGTGCCTCCAGAACCTGTTTCTTCATGTTCTAATTCATTAGCTGATTGTATTGTCAATACCGCATTTGAGAGAGGAAGTATGGATAATTTAGCAGCTACAACCCTTCCTGTCAGAACATTTGATACTTTAGAAACTTTGCGGGGGAATTGGTGTCATAAATCAGTGAAATCTGATTACTCGACTATAGGATATCAAAGACATCTTGACAAAATTTCAg CCAATGATAACACTTCAATACTCATAAAGACACAACATCATCCAGTTAGTGCCAAGTTTGATAGATTATTG GTAGAAGGAAAACACAACTTTGGATCCTTTTATCTGTCTGAAAACCTTGACGTAAATGATGATTACACATTTTGGCTTCATAAAGATGACCAAGAATCTATTTATGACTTGGCACATGCTTTACCTGGTGGAGATAATTTTAACTGGA GTGGACCTTTAGATTTGTACAATGATCACCATATTTGCGCCCACTTTGgaatgtttattgatgaaaataaagATCAATGTGTGAATTCTGATAGTTTTTCCAGATTTCTTGGTTTGCTAGAATCTATTCCTTTTCATTATACTGGTCAAAACGAGAACGCGGCATCAGATTCTCG ATACATATTAAAGAAGAAGTTTGACTGTGGAGCATATGGAGAAGTTTGGCTTGCCTTCAATTTGAATATTTCTCATGTTGGGAAAGATGGAAAATGGAGCCATGgagataaaaataatttctccAGCAAAGATACTTTAGGGGCATGCAATGAAAAGCTACATAGAAATTCACTTGCTGAGGATTGCAACTCCACGCGTTCTGATGAAAATATGTTCATTTTGAAGAGGATAATG GTGGAAAGGGGAATTGCTGCTTACTTGAGTGGACTACGAGAGAAATACTTTGGCGAAGTTTTCTTAAATGCCTCTCACTGTATTCGAGGTTCACTAGCTACAGAAGTATCAGATTTTGTCTGGACAAAATCAGTTATACTAGAAATGGAGGATTCTTTGAATCTCGAGGGTATCCCtctcgaggaaaagagaccacATGGAGTGGTCTATGAAGAAGGATTGAATCATATTGCAAGATATGTTGAGTCTTTTGAGTCACGTTCTAATGAAATATGGCTTGTATTTCGTCATGAAGGTGTGTCATTGTCAAAACTCATTTACACTGCTGAAGAAGTGGTAAACAATGCCGGCAAAGAAAGAAGTGAGGAGGGGAAGCGTGTTCAGGTATTACGGCCATCAAAATGGTGGCATTGGATGAAGACAACAGAAGAAGGCAAAGAGGAATTTCGTAATATAATTTGGCAGTTG TTGTTGGCACTGAAGTCCTGCCATGATCGGAATATCACTCATCGGGATATTAAACCTGGTAAG AAAACATGGTCATTTGCTTTGAGGATCAGGACTCTGGAAGTTGTTTGCAAGGAAGCCCCAATAGAGATAAGAGCTACACAACAAAAAT GCGCGTTATTGACTTTGGTAGTGCAGTGGATGATTACACTGTGA